The genomic region TAGAGGCATTTCTCTCATCAACgtcatgtataaaatattttctggtATAATAAATGACCGACTTACACGTTGGACGGAGGAGTTCGAGACCAGAAGGTGAGAACATGATACCGTGGTACAACAAGGCCGAGTGTGGCCATGCCGAGACCGAAAGGTGAGTACATGATTCCGTGGTACATCACGGCCGAGTGTGGCCATGCCGAGACCAGAAGGTGAGAACTTGATAGTGTGGTACAACAAGGCCGAGTGTGGCCATGCCGAGACCAGAAGGTGAGAACTTGATAGTGTGGTACAACCAGGCCGAGTGTGGCCATGCCGAGAGCAGAAGGTGGTTCAATGACACTGTGGTACAACAAGGGTATGCTTTGCACTGCCGAGAGCGAAGGCATGAGTATTTGTTACTGCGGTACCATAAAGCGAGTGTGGTTATACAGAGTGCGGAAGGATAAGGATATGTTACTGTTACATACTAGTAGCTGTGGTATAGCAAGGTCGAGTGCGTCAAGGTGTTCGTTCAACAAAGTTAAAAACAATCAGCCAATTATcaggaagtatttcaaatagGATAGTCATCCACTtcgatatacatgtaatatatattgcACGTATTAGCCTCCGATACGCTTTGCATATCTTGCAGGACAAGGAAAAGAATGCCTTAAACCTGAGCAATGTGTCTGGAATATTCCACATCCTCATCGGTGGCCTCGTGCTCTCCATGATCATCTCCCTTACACAGATACTCTTCAAATCCAAAATCAAACGGAGGACATATGCGGTGCGTTCTGAATGAAGATATCGAGttatttattacaattaatgCACTTTTGTTTGTGTCGAATAAGGCTATATAATACATTGTACAAATATACTTGAGTCACAATCTTATTTAAGATGATTTAAGAAGAACtgtttacaaaaatgacaaGAACTATCACACTTTTGAAGGCGTGtttatacaagttatgtttTAGAATGTTGGCAACGCCTTGATAATACCATGCATTGAATGACACTGGAAACATGGGAATATATAAAGTGTTTATTTGTCTATGTTTTGTTGTAGGATATATATCGCGTCAACAAAACCAACGACTCTGAGGTGACAATTCGAGCACCTGCCAAACGCGTCACCATAGAAACGCCATCATCACCTGTGATCACATTTACAACGAGCAATGGAGGGGTAAGTTCAAAATGGTCGATTTTGTTATGGTAACGGTatgattaattgtattttacGTTGCAATATTAAACAGCTATAAGCCTACATGTGTTATAGCGGCGAACATATACATTGCATAGTATTAGAATAGTTTAATTACATgtcattaataattttatttaatttaattgaatcgAAAGGAATTTAGCGATAACCAGTACTAGTCAACAACGATTGGGGAGCAAGCGGTATACTCTAACCGGGTGTCCAATACGTTGAACACTTGGTCATCGCCATGGGATTCTGTTGTCATTTCAGGAGCCTCACTTGATATCATTTGACGACGACAATCGGCCGCCAAGCGACGAGATCACCACATTGAATGACGCCGTTACCTGACGTCTGTCAACTCGCCATTCAGATGGGTGTCATTTTTGACTTCTCGTTATATTCATCCTACATACAACGGGGTTATTCTAAATGTCAACAGTGGACTGCACAGAGCAGCGTTATAAAGGTGACTTTTCCGGCTCTTCCTGGCGGTCATGCGCAGAGAGAAATCCCGTGTGTGATGTCCTTCATGGATAATTCACTGACACTGACAGTCTTTACACGACACTGTATTTTTCTCAGTTGTTTAATGATATCATGCTCATCGAACCATATCGAATTCATATTTCACTAACTTCTGAGTCAATCATGTTTGCAAGTAGAAACTTGCTAAACATTGTAATTGCATTTATACTAGTGCTGTATGATATTAATAGATGCCATCGTCATGCGGAAGTACCTTTTTGTGCAAAAGGGCTCAAGTTGTTGTTCAAGAAGTTCGAACAATCATATCATATGGCATCTGACCTACAActtcatgttgtttttatctaCTCTTTATCGAAATTGAATATCACTTTACTATTACATTACTGTTGTgtttctatatttgattttaattgtctAAAATTGATTGcagataaataattatttacctaTGTGGTGTAGTTCTAGTCATTGACGAACGAGCATTAATAAAAGAACGGACAGGATCAGATCAAACACttatatttccaaaatacacTCTTGATGATTGATatacagtaaaataaatataatacagtTAAGTATGAGCCTAATGGTCCCGTGTGGGGCTTGACATTCTGGATTGTAAAAAATGCTCGGTTATATATTTGGACCGTCATGTTTCACCGGTTACCTTATATTCAAATTTTTGCTCTTTAATAAAAACCAGCACCAACATTTAATCTGAAACGATCTTTCTTTGCTCAAAACTTGGCaagttcatttaaaacatagtggacatacatttgaaaatagGTATAACATTAGTGAATGTCAACATAGATATATCTTGAATGGCAAGCATCTGGACGTtggttttcttttctttcttttttatggTGGATATGCGGTATTTACTGTCAAAGTCacctttttataaattatgaagGGGCAAAACAAGATTGTCAGTTCTGTTGCATTAACTCTgttcaataaatacataaacaattttTTCTAGGGATATTTATATGAAGCTCGAACTGATTTGGATCATGATTCAACGTTTCGTGTCCGTGATCCAAGTAAAACGATAAACTACGATAACATAGACAGACAAATAGATTAGTCTATGTTTGGTGACACGAAGTAACAAGAGTACAGATTCCTTTTTACGCTATTAAGACTACAGAAAAATACGACGTGTTTTCAAGTCCAAGGTCGAGCGGCACATCAGGCAAAGTCGCATTCGGATAACTTCCTGCACAGTGGGCGACGCCGACTTCGTCCCCGCCGTTCAACCACGTCATAGTTTCCCCGATCTCTCGGTCATCGGTTTCCCATGGGTAAAATCCTCTAACGCCTTTACCATTAACACAGAGGCCACATCGTAAACTGACGGTTAACGAGTAGTTGTGTTTTGTTCCGATAGAGCGCTGGGacaaatgcaattttataaaGTACAGACCGGTCTGTGGGCACTTGAAATTCCCAGTAGTGTAGTCAAAGTGGTCCACTGTATTGTTGGAGACGGCTGTGTTCCTTGTGAATGTCATATTACAGTTACTAAAGTCAACCCTCTCGTAGGTTCGGTTGGAGTAGTGTTCTTTGTGGCAGGGCGGGATGTAGGCAGGGCCAGACACGTTCAGCATCACATTTAAACCTGCGATATAAATACATGGTATGATGTCTCTTAATGTTTATTCCACTATGGTTCAAAGGCAAACAAACAAAGAATCGTGAAAGACCCACAATCAAGCTGCATATACGATCACGCCTTATGATAATATGTATAGTGtttgcaaattagcaaagcgtTTCAAGGTTTCAAATCATTGTGGCTATAGCTTTGCCCTATCCCAAAATGGATTTTTTATCATTCTATGTAGCGTGTTAATCGATTTCACACATCAAAGACCCCCTGCCGCCATCTGCGATTTGGCGTATATTTCTACTACATTTTACTGTTGACTGCGGTACAAATGACAATCTCTTTGTTGGAGAATGGCATTACGGACGTGCTTAGTTTAATTGGTTGACGGGCAGATTCCACTTAGTTTGTTTGCGAACAGtacaaataaattacataaaattcTTAATCATAGCCTTCTTCCACTTCCATGTCCTCATTGAATACTGACAACTTTGAAAAAGGGTGACTGTGCCGATACTGatgaatatgatttaaagaaattCAATACTAAATCAAAAGTATCAAGCCCAAAATAAGTGTATCGGTCGTGTATGCAAAGTACCAAACCGCTCAGATACGACTGGTGTAAGAGTTATATCTTGTAAATGGTAAACTATTTGGTACATAGTATTTTGACGTTCTTATTCATGCGTTCTTGCTAAGCAACACCTTATAGCaactatttatattgaatatattttgtttgctaACAGGTGGATTTAAGCAACTTTAgagatatatttttgaaaaaatgtagcGCACAACCGCCTACCTGAACACAGATTGTTGTTGCACATCCTCCAGTCCCGGTCATTTCCTGAGCAGGCGGCCGCGTACGGAGCGGGAGTCGGGGTAATACAGTAGCGGCTCCTAGTGACCTGCCCACCACCGCAGGTAACAGAGCACATTGACCACTTGGACCATTCGGACCACGAACTTGCTGATAAGTTGAAACCAATACATTATTGCGCTCAGGATAAACAAAGACTGCAAATTGtcaaatatgaatttaatttgGCCAAAATAATAGACTGCTagattgaaaatgatataagcATAGATATAAAGCTTATGTCAAGAGCAGCCATAAATTCTCCATGTAATGATACATCACAtcaaaaagcataaaaaagtgaaaacatcaTACAATATTCAATATCCTAAAACAACAGTGGAAAAAATAGGGTTAACCATAAGAGCAAAGTTAAAATTAAGAACTTGTCcgacaaaaatattaatataagaaCTGGGTGGGAGAGAGAGAGTTAGAAAACAAacgtccgaaccggattaaaactaaaaaaaaactgtgagAAAGGCGCCGAATAAAAAAGAGTTCACTcccttattatttattaaatttcgtCAAAACCTGTATCTAACATcaatttattgaatgttttgagaaaatgtaaatgctttacAACTTTTTGGGATCTTTAGTAATTAAAGTCTTAGAGGTTTTGTCTCAAATTGCGCTTTGAATAAACgttgttatatgttatataactaATGTATACCTCCGATTAATATTGCTGTTGTTGAACGAAAGCTATGGGTCCTACGTAAATCAAATACACAGTTGTTGTACAAACAAAAGTGGCACGAATAGTATTAAAAGAATAAAGCGGTCATCATCTTGTggattgttgttattattattactattatcattatGCGATTTTTACCCACCATTGCATGATCGTAGCCAGCATATTTTGTCATCGTGGTTGTCTCCGAAGCAGTGATCCCCGAGGAGCTGGGGGCGAGGGTTGGTGCACATGCGATCCCTCCGGGACAGTCCAACCCCGCACGACGCCGAACACGACCCCCAGGAACCCCACTTTGTCCACCCCCCAGCCACTGGTAATGTGATCAGACGAATGTGTTCACAAGTGAAGATAAATGCACACTCTTATGCTCCCTAAATATTTCTGATAAATTTGTGTAACGCAGGCTGAGATATTGAAGTGGAAATTGCAGTTATAATACGAGTACCTGGACAGGGCTCCCTAGAACACGGGCGTGCCTCCACACCGTCCCCGGAACAATTGATCCCGCCGTGAGCGGGGGGCGGTTCGGAGCACGTCCTCGACCGAGAATTGTTACCTTGTCCACACGTGACATCACATCCCGACCAACCAGACCAGCCACTCCACTGGCCATCGACTGTACGGGATATACAATGATAATTACCAAATTGGCAAATTTATAACACTACATAACCATGGTCCAGTGTTTTTAAGTAAAGTACAAGTCACAAATGAAAGGAAGGATAATTATTGTTgatgtatttgttgttgttgttttgtgtaaactatcaatatatttcaccgagtgagcacccaAAGCACAACGGGCCAGAATGAGTGATATGACACTTTGATAACGCAGTGCTTCAAACTGAGATTTTCTGGATATTAAACGGGTTTTTTTCTACCGCAACCTCGagaaagcatgaaataaataagtatcTCCTGTTAcagaatataaattatttgcatttggCAATTATAAGCCAAGAAATGCACAGAGACCGAGATCACAGAGACCGCAGAACGCGCGGCAGACAATCTTGGCGTGGTGAATGTCCTTACAGACGTCAAACAGGGAGTTCACGCGGGCACAGTCAAACGTCTCGTCGTCTCTACATGACGTCGCTATGAAGGcaaaacttaaaacattcaaaGTATATTATGATGAAAACTTTTTGTACGATGTTATCATAAacagtttatacattgaaagAATCTGCTGCAAACGTGTTGTTTACGGCTTTTCTCAAAACTAACTCCCGTAACTCtgtcataaaacatgaaatatatcagAAAGAGCGCATATATAAtacagtatatacgatatattcTTCAATTATATGTGCGGTGTTCAGGGGAAGGTGTGCTTACTTGTGACGCCAGTACAGAGATTTAGGTTACACTCGTCGTCGGAGCAGCATTGGAAGCACCCTGTCAGCCCACGCCTCCCCACCAACCCGGACGGGATACACTGCTGCTCGCAACATACAACATCACTTGTGTGTATGGTTGTGTTAGAATCAACAATTGCCTTTGATTTTGAGAAATATAACAACGCTTAACGGACTAAATACTTATGGTATACATACTCAGgttatattttatctaatacAAATACCATATCCAGAGCATCAAATGGTGCTTGATAATACTTACAATTTTGTCAACACAGCCCATATCATATCTGGTTCCTGAGAGGCCAGCCTTCGACGATGTAAAACATGCCTAAATGAATGCAAGTCATTTGAAGAAGAGATTTGTAGAAAATTCAAAAGTTTAGTTGGTACTAATAAATTATTGTTCGTATACTACTTGCCATAAGACCATAACTATCAAGTTGATAGACGATTGGCTTTCGATTTCTGTCCATATTTATAAGCCTTGattgttattcatattttttgttaatctATAACGTGATTACTTAAAATGAATCTAAAGCGGCACTTCAGATCAGAAAtggatttatatatgtttatttgctTATATACGTCCTACCTGCGTCGTCCCGAGACAAGACGCAGACTCACGGCACGACGTCGGATCCGTGACGTTCTTACAGTTCATGCAGTTCAGGCCTTCGACTTCAACCAAAAAAATCGAAGATCATCATTGTTGCACGCTTAAAAGTGACCATCAATATGATATACGTTTACCGAAGTTAGAATAAAACTAATGCTGATTTCACGGACAATTCTACTTTTACTTGTAGATACAGGCACACACAAATAATGCTTTGCAACCTCACTATTATGACcgattattaattaactattacgtattttacgagatacagagacaattgcggtaccaatatcagacaattgaagacaatatatgccataattcgctcaatatcgaccaaactcggccaatatcaacaca from Mya arenaria isolate MELC-2E11 chromosome 3, ASM2691426v1 harbors:
- the LOC128226529 gene encoding coadhesin-like, with the translated sequence MAYVGIDCLAVIVALSLSVIEVEGLNCMNCKNVTDPTSCRESASCLGTTQACFTSSKAGLSGTRYDMGCVDKIQCIPSGLVGRRGLTGCFQCCSDDECNLNLCTGVTTTSCRDDETFDCARVNSLFDVCKDIHHAKIVCRAFCGLCDLVDGQWSGWSGWSGCDVTCGQGNNSRSRTCSEPPPAHGGINCSGDGVEARPCSREPCPVAGGWTKWGSWGSCSASCGVGLSRRDRMCTNPRPQLLGDHCFGDNHDDKICWLRSCNASSWSEWSKWSMCSVTCGGGQVTRSRYCITPTPAPYAAACSGNDRDWRMCNNNLCSGLNVMLNVSGPAYIPPCHKEHYSNRTYERVDFSNCNMTFTRNTAVSNNTVDHFDYTTGNFKCPQTGLYFIKLHLSQRSIGTKHNYSLTVSLRCGLCVNGKGVRGFYPWETDDREIGETMTWLNGGDEVGVAHCAGSYPNATLPDVPLDLGLENTSYFSVVLIA